CGGCCGGCCCGAGATCCTGGTCGCCGACGAGCCCACCGGCAACGTCGACCCCGACATGGCCGAACGGCTGCTGCATCTGTTCGATTCGCTCAACAAGCTCGGCACCACGGTGGTGGTCGCGACGCACGACTTCCACCTGCTCAACCGCATTCCGCACGCGCAGATGATGCGGCTCGACCACGGGCGGCTGCTCGACCCCACGGGATCGCTGCGTCATCCGCCGCACCGGCCCGAATCATGAGCCGCCGCGCGACGGACCGGCGCGTGCTCGACGAGGTCGGGGGCTTGCGCGCGATGGCGTGGGTGATGGCGATCATGCTGTTCCTGACGATGCTCGCGGCTGCGCTCGGGCTCGGCACCGCAAGCGCCGCGCGGGTGCTCGATCGCCAGCTCGTCGGACGGCTGACCGTGCAGATCGTCGAGGGCGATCCGGTGCGCCGCGATGCGGTCGCGCAGCGCGTGCTGGCCGCAGTGCGCCGCCTGCCGCAGGTCGCGCGCGCGACGCCGGTCGACCGCGCCGAGCTGACGCGATTGCTGCGTCCGTGGCTCGGCAGCGACGGCGCCGATCCGCAGCTGCCAGTGCCGGCGATGATCGACATCGACCTCGCCGGCGGCGATGCGGCCGACGCGCGGATCGCGGCGACGGTGCATGCGATCAGCCGCTCCGCGCGCGTCGACCGGCACGAAAGCTGGATGTCCCCGGTCAGCGGCTTCATGACGTCGCTGACGTGGCTGGCGCTCGCGCTGGTGCTGCTGATGGGTGGCGCGACCGCGGCGGTGGTGATGCTCGCTGCGCGTGCGGGACTCGAGGCGCATCGCCCGACGATCGAGGTGATGCACATGCTGGGGTCGACCGACCTGCAGGTCGCGCGGCTGTTCCAGCGCCGGATCGCGCTCGACGCCGGGTTCGGCGGGATCGTCGGCGGGATTGCCGCGCTGGGCGTGATCGGGATCGTCGGTGCGCGGCTCAGCCTGCTCGGCTCCGAACTGCTCAGCGGCGCGATGCTGTCGGTGGCGGACTGGCTGCTGCTGGTCTGTCTGCCGATCGGCTTCGTGCTGCTCGCCACGCTGTCGGCGCGCGTGACGATCGTCCGCGCTCTCAGGCGTACGCTGTGATCGTCCGGCTGTTCGGGCTCGTCGCGCTCGCCTGGGCGCTCGGCTTCGCGGCGTTCATGCTGCTGCTTCCGATGCCGCTGGAGGGAACGACGACCGATGCGATCGTGGTGCCGACCGGGGCCGCAGGGCGGATCGACCGCGGGCTCGACCTGTTGCGGCGGCACCAGGCGCGGCGGATGCTCGTCACCGGCGTTGCGCCGGGGGTGCGGCCGATCGACCTCGCGCGCGAATATCGCACACCCGCCGCGCTGTTCGCCTGCTGCATCGATCTCGGCGCCGACGCGGTCGACACGCGCTCCAATGCCGAGGAGACCGCGGCCTGGGTCCGTGTGCATAAATATCGCTCGGTGCGCCTCGTCACCTCGGACTGGCACGTGCCGCGCGCGAAGATGGAACTCGACGCCGCGCTCGACCATCACGTCACCGTGCTGGGCGACGGCGTGCCCGGCACCCCGCGGCTCGGGATGCTGGTCAACGAATATAACAAGCTGATCCTGCGTCGGATCGCGCTCTGGATCGGAATGGGTACATGATCGCCTGGGTTCGCACGATCGTCTTCATGATCGTGTTCTACAGCATCTCGCTGCCGATCGTCGCCAGCGTGCCGATCTCGGCGCTGTTCGGCGACAAGGCCGTGATCGCACATGCGACGGTGTGGACCCGGTTCCACCGCTGGGCGACGCGCGTCATCCTCGGCATCAAGATCCGGATCGAGGGCACGCGCCCGACCGAACCGGCGTTCTACGCGTGCAAGCACCAGGCGATGTTCGAGACGCTCGAACTGCAGGCGTTGCTCGACGGCCCGGCGATGGTGCTTAAGCGCGAACTCGCCGACATCCCGCTCTGGGGCTGGGCGGCGCGGCGCTACGGCGCGATCGTGGTCGACCGCGACGCCTCGGCGGGCGCGATGCGCGGCATGATGCGCGAAGCGACCGCCGCGAAGGCCACGGGTCGCTCGATCCTGATCTTTCCCGAAGGCACGCGGGTGTCGCCGGGCGAACACCCGCCGCTGAAACCCGGGTTCGCGGGGCTCTATCGCACGCTGAAGATGCCCACGGTGCCGATCGCGTGCGACAGCGGCGTGGTCTGGCCGAAAAAGGGCCCCAAGGGGCCAGGCGTCGTCACCTTCCGCTTCGGCGACGTGATCCCCCCAGGCCTGCCGCGCGAAGACGCCGAGGCGCGGGTACACGCGGCAATGAACGCGCTGGAAGCCTGACGGTGCTCCTGCCCTCGCAGGAAAACCGCTACTCGTGCGTCCGTCCGAAATCGGGGGCGTCGTCGTCCTGGCCCTGTTCGACGATCGAGCGGCGCACCGCGCGGGTGCGCGTGAACAGGTCGAACAACGCGTCGCCGTCACCCCAGCGGATCGCGCGCTGCAGGTGGCTCAGATCCTCCGAGAAGCGCTGGAGCATCTCCAGCACCGCCTCGCGGTTGGTCAGGAACACGTCGCGCCACATCGTCGGGTCCGACGCCGCGATCCGCGTGAAATCGCGGAATCCGCCTGCCGAATATTTGATCACCTCGGACTGCGTCACTTCCTCGAGGTCGCTCGCGGTGCCGACGATCGTATAGGCGATCAGATGGGGCAGATGGCTGGTGACCGCGAGCACGCGGTCGTGATGCTCGGGCGCCATCGTCTCGACCTCGGCGCCGAGCCGTCGCCAGAACTCGGACACGCGCTCGACCGCGGCGGCGTCGGCCCCCTCGGGCGGGGTGACGATGCACCAGCGATGCTTGAACAGGGTGGCGAAGCCCGCTTCCGGGCCGCTGCGCTCGGTGCCGGCGACCGGGTGCGCGGGGATGACCGTGGCGCCCGGCAACGCGGCGGACAGCGCGCGCGCGACCTCGGCCTTGCAGCTGCCGACGTCGCTGACGATCGCGTCGGCGGGCAGGTCGGCGGCGAACTCCGCCGCGACCGCGCCCATCGCGCCGACGGGGACGCACAGGATGACGAGGTCGGCATCGATCACCGCCGCGCCGGCGCTGTCCGCGACGTCGTGGCAGATCTGCAGGCGATCCGCGGTCTCGCGCACGCCCGCGTCCGCGTCGTAGCCCGTCACCCGGACGGTCGGCATCGCCTGCATCACCGCGCGCGCCACTGACGAGCCGATCAGCCCGAGACCGACGATCGTGACGCGCGCGAACGGCAGCATCAGCGGTCGGTCAGCGCGCGCAGTGCCGCGATCACGCCGCGCGTCTCGTCCTCGGTACCGATCGTGATGCGCAGCGCGTTCGGCAGGCCCTGGCCGGGCAGCCAGCGGACGAGGTACCCCGCCTCCATCAGTCCGTGATAGGCGGCGTCGGCGCTGAGCGATCCCTCGAACAGCACGAGCACGAAGTTCGCCTTGGACGGCACCGGGCGCAGGCCGGCATTGCCCATCGCGTCGATCTGCTCGACGAACCAGCCGCGCCATGTGTCGTTGTGCGCGCGCGTCGCGTCGACGAACGCGGTGTCGCCGATCGCCGCGACCGCGGCGGCCTGGCCCGCGGTCGTCACGTTGAACGGCGCGCGGATGCGGTGCATCGCGTCGATCACCGCGGGGCAGGCATAGCCCCAGCCGATCCGCTCGGCGGCAAGGCCGTGGATCTTCGAGAAGGTCCGCGTGACCAGCACGTTGGGCTCGGTCATCGCGAGCGCGAGGCCGGCATCGTCCTCCTCGGGGCTCAGATATTCGGCATAGGCCTGGTCGAGCACGAGCAGCACGTCGTCCGGCAGCCCGGCATGGAGCCGCGCGATCTCGCTGCGCACGGTGAAGGTGCCGGTCGGGTTGTTGGGGTTGGCGACGAAGACGACGCGCGTCTTGTCGGTCACCGCGGCAAGGATCGCGTCGACATCGGTCGCATAGTCGCGGTCGGGCACCACCACGGGTTCGGCGCCGACGCGCCGCGTCGCGATCTCGTAGACCGCGAAGCCGTAGCGGACATGGATGATCTCGTCGCCTGGGCCCGCATAGGCGCCGGCGGCGAGGTGCAGGATCTCGTCCGACCCGGTGCCGTAGATGATCCGCGCGGGGTCGAGATCGTAATGCGCCGCTAGCGCCTCGCGCAGTTCGGCTGCGCTCGCGTCCGGGTAGCGTTCGAGCGTCCGGTCGGCGGCGTCGAACGCCGCCTTCGCGGCCGCGCTGGTGCCGAGCGGGTTCTCGTTCGAGGACAGCTTGGTGACCTTGCGGCCATCGTCGGTCGTCGAACGGCCGGGGGTGTAGGGCGCGATGCCCAGGATCCAGGGTTTGGGAGCGGGTACGGTCATGGCCGCGGCCATAGCGGTCGCGGTGGCGCGGTGGCAAATGGTTGTGGTAGCGCGGGCCCATGCTCGCGACTTCAGACACGATCGACCCGCGCTTCGGCCTTGCGCGCCGCGTGACGCTGGCGGGGCCGCTCCGGCTCGACGGCGGCGTGCTGCTGTCGCCAGTCGATATCGCCTACGAGACCTACGGGACGCTCAACGCCGAGGCGTCGAACGCGGTCCTCGTCTGCCACGCACTGACCGGCGACCAGCATGTCGCCTCGGCGCACCCGCGCACCGGCAAGCCCGGCTGGTGGACGCGGATGGTCGGCCCGGGCCGGCCGATCGATCCCGACCGCCATTTCGTCGTGTGCGCGAACGTGCTTGGCAGCTGCATGGGCTCGTCGGGCCCGGCGACCGTCAACCCCGCGACCGGCCAGCCCTGGGGCATGAGCTTCCCCGTCATCACGATCCGCGACATGGTGCGCGCGCAAGCCATGCTGCTCGACCATCTCGGCATCGGCGTGCTGGCCGCCGTCGTCGGCGGGTCGATGGGCGGCATGCAGGCGCTGAGCTGGCCCGCCACCTTCCCGGACCGCGTCCGCGCGACCGTCGTCATCGCCTCGACCGCGCGCCACACCGCGCAGAACATCGCGTTCCACGAGGTCGGGCGCCAGGCGGTGATGGCCGACCCCAACTGGCGCGGCGGCGACTATTACGAGGGCGATCCGCCCAGCGCGGGGCTCGCCGTCGCGCGGATGGCGGCGCACATCACCTATCTGTCCGAGGCAGGGCTGACCGAGAAGTTCGGCCGCCGCCTCCAGGCACGCGAGGCCAAGAGCTTCGGCTTCGACGCCGACTTCCAGGTCGAGAGCTATCTGCGCCACCAGGGGCTCGCCTTCACCGACCGGTTCGACGCGAACTCCTACCTCTACATCACCCGCGCGATGGATTATTTCGATCTCGCCGAAGAGCATGGCGGGCTGCTCGCGGGCGCGTTCCGCGCAACCAAGTCGCGCTTCTGCCTGGTCAGCTTCGACACCGACTGGCTCTACCCCACCGCGGAGTCGCGCAGCATCGTGCAGGCGCTCAACGCCGCAGGCGCGCCGGTCAGCTTCGTCGAGCTGTCGAGCCCGTACGGCCACGACGCCTTCCTGCTGGAAGCACCCGAGCTCAACCGCGTCGTCGACGGTTTCCTGAGGGCCGGCGCATGATCACGCTTTCGGACGACGCGACCCGGCTTCAGCTCGATCGTATCCATCCCTGGCTCGCGGGCAGCTACTGGTCGCCAGGCATCGCGCGCGATCTGGTCGAGCGCGCGATCGCGGGATCGCATTGCCTGGGCGCGTATGACCGCGACGTCCAGGTCGGGTTCGCGCGCGCGATCACCGATCATGCGACCTTCGCCTGGATCGCCGATGTCTGGGTCGACGAGAGCGTTCGCGGACGGGGGCTCGCGCGCCGCATGGTCGGCTGGTTCGTCGACCATCCCCGCTTCGCCGGGATCCGCCGCATCGGCCTGGTGACGGCGGACGCGCACGGCGTGTACGAGGCGATCGGCTTCCACGCGCCGCTGCGTCCCGAACGCTATATGGAACGGCTGGACCCCGACACCGCCGCGCGTCTGCGAGCCGAGCCATGACGCTTCGCGCAGACCTTGCGATCATCGCGCAGAACGTCGCGCCGGGCAGCCGCGTGCTCGATATCGGCTGCGGCGACGGCGCGTTGATGGCGGCGTTGCGCGACGAGCGCGGCGTCGATGCGCGCGGGCTGGAGATCGATGCGGGCAACGTCGCCGCCGCGGTCGGGCGCGGGCTGTCGGTGATCCAGGGTGACGCCGATATCGACCTTGCCGGCTATCCCGATGCCAGCTTCGACTATGCGATCCTCAGCCAGACGCTGCAGACCGCGCGCGCGCCCGACGTCGTACTCGACGAGCTGTTGCGGATCGGCGAACGCGCGTTCGTCAGCTTCCCCAATTTCGCGCATTGGCGCGTGCGGCTGTCGCTGCTGTGGGGCGGGCGGATGCCGGTGACGCGGCAATTGCCCGAGAGCTGGTACGACACGCCCAACATCCATCACGTCACGATCGACGATTTCCGTGCCTTTTTGAGACCACGGGGGGTGACGGTCGAGGGCGCATGGTTCCTGTCCGGCGACAAGAAAACGACGTCATCCGCCGCCAACCTGCTGGCGGAGCACGCGATTTTTCTGCTGCGTCGAGCGTGACATTATTGTCGATCTTGCACCGATATTGATCGATATTAACACGAAGCGGGAACGCAAGTGGCGCGTGACTGTTGCAGTGCCATGACCAACACCGCGCTCATCGTTGAGGACGAGATCTTCGTCGCCCTGGACCTGGAAAGGATCCTCACCGATGCGGGCTATGCGGTTGTCGCGATCGCCGCCGATCGCGAAGGCGCGATCGCAGCGGCACCGCAATGTTCGTTCGCGTTCGTCGACATCAATCTGCGCGATGGGCCGACCGGTCCGGAAATCGCCGAGAGGATTGCGCGCGAGCATAATGTGAAGGTCGTGTTCGTTACCGCCAACCCGAGCCAGATTGGCGATAACAGCCCGGCGCTCGGGTATATCCGTAAGCCGTTCAGCGAATCGGCGATCCTCGCCGCCGCGGCGTTCGCCTGCGAGGGCGCAAGTCCGGTCAGCGACGACGTCATCCGCCTGACGGCCTGACCCCGGCCCGACCGCGCCGTGCCGGCGCGGTTCGATGATGTCAGGCGGCGCGCGCCGTCGGTGCCGCGTCGCGGTCGTTAACGGCGACGGGGGCCATCGGTGCGGCGGAGACAGCAGGAACCGTCGCCTGCCGGCGATGGGTCACATACAGAGCGATTAGACTGAACATAATAAACCTCGTGCTTTGCTGCGTCGCAGCATCGAGGTGTATCTGGTCTGCCTGCCGTCCGGTCGCAATCGCAACGATCACCATCCCGAATGCAGGAAACGCAATCGTCGGCGGCGAGCACAGGTGCCCGCCGCCGACCGGATCTGGCCTAGGCGTTGCCAGCCGCGCGCGCGCGTTCCGCGGATTCGTTAAGCTGGCCCAGAGTTTCCGGAAACCGGTGGTCGGCCTCCGCGTTGCGCAGCGGCCGGACGCGCTCGACCAGGATCTCGTTCGAGGGGGGCAGTTCCGCCCACAACGCCATGACCTCGTCGGCGAACGCGTCCAGCGGCATGTAGCCGGGGCGCGTCTCCTGCCCTGGGGTCAGCGCGGTCTGGACGCCCGGTGGCGCGATCTCGATCACCGCGACCTGCCCCTCGAGCGCGCGGCGCAGGCTGACCGTATAGGAATGGATCGCCGCCTTGGTCGCCGAATAGGTCGGCGCCGCGGTCAACGGGACGAAGGCGAGCCCGGACGTCAGGTTGACGATCGTCGCGCCGTCTTGCATCTTCAGATGGTCGACAAAGGCGTCGATCAGCCGGATCGGGCCGAGCAGGTTGGTGACGATCGTCGCTTCCACGTCCGCCAGGTCGCGCTTTGCCGTGATGTCCTCCAGCTTCATGATGCCGGCATTGTTGATGACGACATTGAGCGCCGGGTGGTCGGCAAGGACGCGGGCCGCGAACGCTGTGATCGCGGCAGGATCGTCGATGTCGAGCGTCACCGCGCTCATCCGCTCGCGGCCGGCGATCGTCTCGTCGAGCGCCTCCTGCCGCCGCCCGGCGACGATGACGCTGTTGCCGGCGTCGTGGAGACGCTGCGCGAGCGCCGCGCCGATTCCCGAGCCGCCGCCGGTGATGAGGATCGTGTTGCCGGTCGGGGTCATGAAGTGTCTCCTGCTGATGCAGGGCGTAGGTGGTCACGCCGCCCGCGAAAGCAACCAGGGCGGGGAGGAATATCGTACTAATCGGTACAGATATTTTCCCCGAGCGCTTTCAGGCCGCGGTCGCCGCCAGACGCGCCGCCTGCTTTTCCTCCTCGGTCCAGACTTTCCGCTCGCGCGGTGGCTTGGGCGCCTTGACCTGCTTGACCGGGCCGCCGCCGAGCACGGGCGCGCGCTTGGTCGAATGGCGCGCCACTTCGCAATGCCATTCGTGATCGTCCTGCACCGTCAGCGTGCGGCCGATCTCGCGTTCGACGTCATGCAGCCAGGCGCGCTGCTCAGCGTCGCACAGGGTGACGGCGTAGCCGCTGCGGCCGGCGCGACCGGTGCGGCCGATGCGGTGGACATAGCTTTCGGGCAGGCTCGGCAGGTCGTGATTGAAGACATGCGTCACGGTGTCGACGTCGATGCCGCGCGCGGCGATGTCGGTCGCGACCAGGACCTGGACTGTGCCGGCGCGGAACGCGTCGAGCGCGCGTTCGCGTTGGCCCTGCGACTTGTTGCCATGCAGCGCCTCGGCGGTGATGCCGGCCTCGCCGATGAACGCGCAGACCTCGTTGGCGATGTTCTTCTGCAGCGTGAAGACGACCGCCTGGCCCATGTCGGGCGTCCGCAGCAACGCGAGCAGCGCGGCTTTCTTGTCGGCGGCATCGAGGAACATCACGGACTGCGCGATCCGGTCGACGGTGGTCGACGGCGGTGCGATCTCGACCTTGGCCGGGTCACGCAACAGGCTTTCGGCGAGCGCGGCGATCGATTTCGGCATCGTTGCCGAGAAGAGCAGCGTATGCCGGTCCTGCGGCGTGGTCGCGACGATCCGCTCGATCGGCTTGGCGAAGCCCATGTCGAGCATCTGGTCGGCCTCGTCGAGCACCAGCGCCTCGAGCCGCGACAGGTCGCAAAGGCCCTGTTCGACCAGGTCGAGCAGGCGGCCCGGGGCCGCCACGACAATGTCGACGCCCTTTTCCAGCGCGCGGACCTGATGGACCTGGCTGACGCCGCCGAAGATCGTCGTCACGCGCAGGCCCAGATGGCGGCCGAAGCCCTCGAAGCCGGCGGCGATCTGCGAGACCAGTTCGCGCGTCGGTGCAAGGACGAGGACGCGGGCACCGCCAGCGGGCGCGGGGCGGGGATCCGCCGCCATCCGGTGCAGCAGCGGCAGCGCGAACGCCGCGGTCTTGCCGGTGCCGGTCTGCGCCATGCCGAGCATGTCACGGCCCTCGAGCAGCAGCGGGATCGACTGCGCCTGGATCGGCGTGGGGTTGGCATAGCCTTGCTCGGTGAGCGCCTGCAGCAGCGCGGGCGCCAGGGCGAGATCGGCGAATGTCATGGTCATTGTAAACGGCGCCTCCAGCGCTGTGCTCGGCTGGGCCTGGTCGGGCTGCGCAAATTCGGGAGCGCGGGCGGTAGGTGCAATGCTGCACTGCGTCAATGTGAGAGATGGCGGTCGGATCCAGCAGGCGCCCCGATACCTGTCCGTCGATCGGCGGAACATGGAATCCGTCCCTCGCGACACGCGGCGCCTGTCGGGGCGAGCCGTCATCTGCCTGCCGGCCCGATCGATGGCATCGGTTTGATCGTCGTCAATGCCGCGCATTCGACATCGTGCTCAGTGCCGGCATGGAGAGCAAAGATGACCGAGCATGAGGAGCCTGACGGGCGTGTCGTGCCGTTCGTGCGACGCTGGCACGTCATCCACGATGTCGACATCGCCCCGCTTGCCGCCGATCATGCCCGGCTCCGCGACCTGTGCACGCTCTTGGAGGCGTGCGCGGATGCGCTGCCCGGCGGCGTTTCCGGCAGCGAGGCCGATGCGCTGGGCCGGCACCTGAGCGCAGTCGTCGCCAGCCATGCGCGCGACGAGACCGCGGTGATCGACGCGCTGTTCGCCGGGCATTGCGACGATCCGCTTACGGCGGCGGTGGTAGAGCGGATCCGGGCGCGTCATCTGGGCAACGCGATCCAGGCCGACGACATCCTCGCCATACTGTCCGGCACGGCAAAGCCGTGCGCGGAGGCGTTCGGGCATATGCTGCGCGGGTTCTTCGACGGCTGCCGGCACGCGATGGATTTCACCGAACTCGCAATCCTGACGCTCGGCAGCACGCGGCTGACGCCGGACGCGCGCGCCGTGCTGGTCGGCGGGCTGTGCGGACGTGCGGTGGACTAGGCGGCCTCGGCGCGCTCGTGCAGCGCGGCTTCGTCGGAGATCGTGATCGCCCGGCCGCCCGGCAGCGCGATCACGCCGGCGATCCGGAGCCGGGTCATCTGGCGGCTGACCGTCTCGATCGTCAGCCCCAGCACATCGGCGATCTGCCCGCGTGTCAGTGGTAAGTCAAAGGTCAGCGGGCCGTCCGGCGTCGCACGGCATCCGGTGGCGGCCGCGCGCGTCGCCATGTCGATCAGGAACCCGGCGATCTTCTCCTGCGCGGAGGTGCGCGCGAGCGACAGGATGCGCGTGCGGGCGACGCCGAGCGCGGCCAGCGTACGCTGGAGCAGCAGCCGTTCCATCCGCGCATGATCCCCGAGCACGCGCTCGAACGCGTAGCGCGGAAAGATGCACAGCTCGGCATCGGTCAGCGCGGTGATCGTGAACCCGGCCTGGCCTGCATAGGGCTGGCCGACGAAATCGGCGGGGTAGAGCAGCCCGACGATCTGTTCGCGACCATCGGGTGTCGCGGCGACCAGCTTCAGCACGCCCGCCAGCAGGTTCGCGCAGATGATGCTCTCGTCGCCCGCCCAGATCAGCGTCTGGCCGCGTGCGATCTTCCGGCGGCGGCCGATCGTATTCAGCGCTGTCAGCTCGACGTCGCTGAGGCTGCTGCAAAGTGCCTGGTCGCGGACCGCACAATCCGCACAGATGTCGTGGTGGGCCATCAATCCGGTATACGCCGACGGCCCCGAATATCCGCGTGATTTCTTTACGCGTCCGTTACGAAACCACGGATGCGTCCGCATCGTCCTCGATCGGGAGGTGGAATTCGTGCCAGATGCCGTTGAGGATGCCGAATCCGACTGCCAGTCCGAGGCCGAGGACCCAAGTGAAATACCACATGATCAGATGTCCTGTTTAAGCGGGATCAGTAGAAATCGGGGTTGGTCGCGACGTCCTGCGTCGTCACCCGTCCGAACATGACCGTGTAGGCCCAGCTGGTGTAGGCGAGCACGATCGGCAGAAGCACTATGGTGACGACCAGCATGATGCCGAGCGTCTTTGCGCTCGACGACGCGTTCCAGACGGTGAGGCTGGAATGCGGGTCGATGCTCGACGGCAGGATGAACGGGAACATCGACAGCCCGACGGTCGCGATGATGCCGAGCGCGGCGACCGAGGACCCCGCGAACGCGGCGACCTCCGATCCGCGACGGATGCCGAACAGCGCGAGCGCGGCGCCGACGAACCCGAGCACGGGGGCGATCATCATCCAGGGGTGGAGGCCGTAATTGGCGAGCCACCCGCCGTGCGCGATCTCGCTGGTGGTGCGAAGCGGATTGGACGCGCCCGCGGGATCGATCGCGCCGACGATGCGGTAGCCGATCTCACCATAGGCGACGAAGCCCCAGCCGATCGCGAACAGCGCGAGCGTGGCGAGCCCGGCGACCGTGCCGAAGGCGCGCGCGCGGTCATGGACCGGGCCGCGTTCGACCTTGATCGCCAGCCAGGCGCTGCCGTGCAGCACCAGCATGGCCACCGACAACAGCCCGCACAGCAAGGTGAACGGCGTGAACAGCCCGAGGAAGTTACCGTCGAAGACCGTGCGCAGGTCGCTGTCGAGGCGGAAGGGCGCGCCCGACAGGACGTTGCCGACCGCGACGCCGAACACCAGAGCCGGCACGAACCCGCCGACGAACAGCGCCCAGTCCCAGCGCGACCGCCAGGCGGGGTCGGGCCGCTTCGACCGGTATTTGAACCCGACCGGGCGCAGGATCAGCGCCGCGAGAACCAGGAACATCGCGAGGTAGAAACCCGAGAAGCTGATCGCATAGACGAACGGCCATGCCGCGAAGATCGCGCCGCCGGCGAGGATGAACCAGACTTGGTTGCCTTCCCAGGTCGGCCCGATCGCATTGATCACCATCCGTCGCTCGCTATCGGTGCGCCCGACGAACGGGAGCAGAGCCGCGACGCCGAGATCGAAGCCGTCGGTCAGCGCGAACCCGATCAGCAGGATCCCCATCAGCGCCCACCAGATCAGACGCAGCGTTTCATAATCGAACATCGTCATGTCTCCTGTCAGGCGACCAAGGGGAGCGGTGGGGTGGCTGTCGCGAGGCGGGCGGCCGCTGGGCCGGGCAGATCCTCGTCATGCTCGTACGGTCCCTTGCGGATCGTCGCGAGGATCAGCCGGACCTCGATCACCGCGAGCGTGCCGTAGATCGCAGTGAAGCCGAAGATCGTCGTCCACAGCACGCCGCGGGTCAGCGACGAGGCGGCGAGGAAGGTCGGCAGCACGCCCTCGATCGCCCAGGGCTGGCGGCCGATCTCGGCGAGCATCCAGCCGAGCTCGATCGCGATCCAGGGCAGCGGGATCGCGATGACGGCAAGCTTCAGGAACCAGCGCGTCTTGGTATGCAGGCGCAGCGAGGTCAGCACGAACGCGGC
This sequence is a window from Sphingomonas ginsenosidivorax. Protein-coding genes within it:
- the cydB gene encoding cytochrome d ubiquinol oxidase subunit II yields the protein MFDYETLRLIWWALMGILLIGFALTDGFDLGVAALLPFVGRTDSERRMVINAIGPTWEGNQVWFILAGGAIFAAWPFVYAISFSGFYLAMFLVLAALILRPVGFKYRSKRPDPAWRSRWDWALFVGGFVPALVFGVAVGNVLSGAPFRLDSDLRTVFDGNFLGLFTPFTLLCGLLSVAMLVLHGSAWLAIKVERGPVHDRARAFGTVAGLATLALFAIGWGFVAYGEIGYRIVGAIDPAGASNPLRTTSEIAHGGWLANYGLHPWMMIAPVLGFVGAALALFGIRRGSEVAAFAGSSVAALGIIATVGLSMFPFILPSSIDPHSSLTVWNASSSAKTLGIMLVVTIVLLPIVLAYTSWAYTVMFGRVTTQDVATNPDFY
- a CDS encoding Crp/Fnr family transcriptional regulator → MAHHDICADCAVRDQALCSSLSDVELTALNTIGRRRKIARGQTLIWAGDESIICANLLAGVLKLVAATPDGREQIVGLLYPADFVGQPYAGQAGFTITALTDAELCIFPRYAFERVLGDHARMERLLLQRTLAALGVARTRILSLARTSAQEKIAGFLIDMATRAAATGCRATPDGPLTFDLPLTRGQIADVLGLTIETVSRQMTRLRIAGVIALPGGRAITISDEAALHERAEAA
- the cydX gene encoding cytochrome bd-I oxidase subunit CydX translates to MWYFTWVLGLGLAVGFGILNGIWHEFHLPIEDDADASVVS
- a CDS encoding DEAD/DEAH box helicase yields the protein MTMTFADLALAPALLQALTEQGYANPTPIQAQSIPLLLEGRDMLGMAQTGTGKTAAFALPLLHRMAADPRPAPAGGARVLVLAPTRELVSQIAAGFEGFGRHLGLRVTTIFGGVSQVHQVRALEKGVDIVVAAPGRLLDLVEQGLCDLSRLEALVLDEADQMLDMGFAKPIERIVATTPQDRHTLLFSATMPKSIAALAESLLRDPAKVEIAPPSTTVDRIAQSVMFLDAADKKAALLALLRTPDMGQAVVFTLQKNIANEVCAFIGEAGITAEALHGNKSQGQRERALDAFRAGTVQVLVATDIAARGIDVDTVTHVFNHDLPSLPESYVHRIGRTGRAGRSGYAVTLCDAEQRAWLHDVEREIGRTLTVQDDHEWHCEVARHSTKRAPVLGGGPVKQVKAPKPPRERKVWTEEEKQAARLAATAA
- a CDS encoding hemerythrin domain-containing protein is translated as MTEHEEPDGRVVPFVRRWHVIHDVDIAPLAADHARLRDLCTLLEACADALPGGVSGSEADALGRHLSAVVASHARDETAVIDALFAGHCDDPLTAAVVERIRARHLGNAIQADDILAILSGTAKPCAEAFGHMLRGFFDGCRHAMDFTELAILTLGSTRLTPDARAVLVGGLCGRAVD